The Dehalococcoidia bacterium genome window below encodes:
- a CDS encoding sulfurtransferase, whose product MEFLSIKERKYHNDNILVSTEWLDMNLNSPELVILDLDSQEQYKSGHIRGAVNVDDNYFKTSLEDRTHIQGPDQISETFSKLGISSSTTVIGYDRSSSLYSFRLAWVLNFYGHLNVKVLDGGFPKWKYEGKYIDKQSNESPKKGNFIPKNPNLDIFASKDKILEIIDNDLGYQILDVRSDDERNGINLRGGDRGGYIPNSAHKEWINFNTGGDIPILKSSEEILSIAKSMNLDPQKPTITYCQGGIRAAHVFWALKLAGFSKVLNYDASWREWGSDHSCPIVDMT is encoded by the coding sequence ATGGAATTTTTAAGTATCAAAGAAAGAAAGTATCATAACGACAATATTTTGGTCTCTACAGAATGGCTTGATATGAACTTAAATTCTCCTGAATTGGTTATTTTAGATCTTGATTCACAAGAACAATATAAAAGTGGTCATATTAGGGGGGCGGTTAATGTAGATGATAATTATTTCAAGACTTCTCTTGAAGACAGAACTCATATCCAGGGGCCAGATCAAATTTCTGAAACTTTTTCTAAATTAGGTATTTCGAGCTCTACAACTGTAATAGGATATGATAGATCTTCAAGTCTCTATTCTTTTAGGCTGGCTTGGGTATTAAATTTTTATGGGCACTTAAATGTAAAAGTTTTAGACGGAGGATTTCCAAAATGGAAATATGAGGGGAAGTATATTGATAAACAATCTAATGAAAGTCCAAAAAAGGGGAATTTTATTCCAAAGAATCCAAACTTAGATATATTTGCTAGTAAAGATAAAATTTTAGAAATAATAGATAATGACTTAGGATATCAAATATTAGATGTAAGATCAGATGACGAGCGTAATGGAATTAATTTAAGAGGAGGAGATAGGGGAGGCTACATCCCGAATTCTGCTCATAAAGAATGGATAAATTTTAATACTGGTGGAGATATACCTATATTAAAATCTTCGGAAGAAATTTTATCAATTGCAAAATCTATGAATTTAGATCCTCAGAAACCTACAATTACCTATTGCCAAGGAGGTATTAGGGCAGCTCATGTTTTTTGGGCTCTGAAACTTGCTGGTTTTAGTAAAGTATTAAATTATGATGCATCTTGGAGGGAATGGGGATCAGATCATTCTTGTCCAATAGTTGATATGACATAA
- a CDS encoding GMC family oxidoreductase, with protein MPKNLPFVDIVIVGSGASGGACAWKLSESGAKVVLLEQGDWFNQDDYPGDTDDWEVNLKNSFHFNPNIRKHEDDYEILDKDSEIHPLMYNAVGGSTHHWTAHTPRFHPSDFKVKSLDGVADDWPISYKDLEKYYDLNDIMMGCSGINGDPANPPRSERPMPPMPLGDDGERIAKAADRLGWHWWPSDTYQASEDYKGRVGWNNHGTFASKKQWKSVASTDVTYINPAVKNGLEVRTKCSVQNISVDNSGKLMGLIYIDGKGNQCFQEAGKVILACNGIGTPRILLNSKSKNFPDGLANSSGLLGKNLMFHPYASVNGYFEEDVNYTLGPLANIIIVQEFYETDPKRNFVRGYSFQMSRSNGPAHTALGTGNIKNVQWGKDHHKEFSRRFKKSLGMAIISEDLPELHNRVEIDESRKDKNGMPLPKIFYKTSQNTRNLLDHGMKSAEKLLLEAGSYEVNHNPLLETAGWHLMGTAKMGDDPKTSVVNSNCETHDIDNLFIIDGSVFTTSAAVNPTPTIQAIALRTADIILGN; from the coding sequence TTGCCTAAAAATCTGCCCTTTGTTGACATAGTGATAGTTGGATCTGGAGCTTCAGGAGGAGCATGTGCTTGGAAGTTATCTGAGAGTGGAGCCAAAGTTGTTCTCTTAGAACAAGGTGATTGGTTTAATCAAGATGATTATCCTGGTGATACTGATGACTGGGAAGTAAATCTTAAGAACTCATTTCATTTCAATCCAAATATTAGGAAGCATGAAGATGATTATGAAATTTTAGACAAAGATTCTGAAATACACCCACTTATGTATAATGCTGTGGGAGGTTCTACTCACCATTGGACAGCGCATACACCTAGATTCCATCCTTCAGATTTTAAGGTTAAGTCTCTTGACGGAGTAGCAGATGATTGGCCCATTTCATACAAGGATTTAGAAAAATATTACGACCTAAACGATATAATGATGGGCTGTTCAGGAATAAATGGAGACCCTGCAAATCCACCAAGGTCTGAGAGACCTATGCCACCTATGCCTCTTGGGGATGATGGCGAGAGAATTGCAAAAGCCGCTGATAGATTAGGTTGGCATTGGTGGCCGTCAGATACTTATCAAGCATCAGAAGATTATAAGGGAAGAGTGGGATGGAATAATCATGGAACATTTGCCTCTAAAAAACAGTGGAAATCTGTAGCTTCTACTGATGTTACATATATTAATCCTGCTGTAAAAAATGGTCTAGAGGTTAGAACTAAATGTTCTGTTCAAAATATTTCTGTAGATAATTCCGGTAAGCTTATGGGATTAATTTATATCGATGGAAAAGGTAATCAATGTTTTCAAGAGGCAGGTAAGGTTATTCTCGCCTGTAATGGTATAGGAACTCCTAGGATTTTACTAAATAGTAAATCAAAGAACTTTCCTGATGGTCTAGCAAATTCTTCAGGTTTATTAGGTAAAAATTTAATGTTCCACCCATATGCCTCGGTAAATGGATATTTTGAGGAAGATGTAAATTACACCTTAGGTCCATTAGCAAATATCATAATTGTTCAAGAGTTTTATGAAACAGATCCCAAAAGAAACTTTGTCAGAGGTTATTCTTTTCAAATGAGTCGATCAAATGGTCCAGCCCATACAGCTTTAGGTACTGGAAATATAAAGAATGTTCAATGGGGGAAAGATCATCATAAAGAATTTAGCAGAAGATTTAAGAAATCTTTAGGTATGGCAATAATTAGTGAAGATTTACCAGAATTACATAACAGAGTAGAAATAGATGAATCAAGAAAAGATAAAAATGGTATGCCTTTACCTAAAATATTTTATAAGACATCTCAAAATACGAGGAATTTACTTGATCATGGAATGAAGTCAGCTGAAAAATTATTATTAGAAGCAGGTAGCTATGAAGTAAATCATAATCCCTTACTAGAAACTGCTGGTTGGCACTTGATGGGAACTGCAAAAATGGGAGACGATCCAAAAACTTCAGTAGTTAATTCTAATTGTGAGACTCATGATATTGATAATTTATTTATTATAGATGGATCTGTTTTTACAACTTCTGCAGCTGTAAACCCTACTCCTACGATTCAAGCTATAGCACTAAGAACAGCTGATATTATACTAGGAAATTGA
- a CDS encoding NAD(P)-binding domain-containing protein, with protein MNNKSNEIFPVVIIGAGIAGLCTSFYLKKRSIPHIIIEKGIVGNTWINERWDNFYLVNPNWAMNIPEFGFNSEYFPSEDPDGFLSKKEISDYIKSFANFLNSKIYINEEVTKVLRSINSYKIFTTKRIISTKILVLATGAFGNPFIPEFHKKLDSDIYQIHSSKYKNAQKLPKGEILVVGSGQSGAQIAEDLLDSGRKVWLSVSKCGRRPRKYRGKDSSFWNYQMGSFDKTIHDVKIQDRWKCSAHTSGAKGGHDINLIDLLERGLKLCGSIKDCSNKKIFFDDNVYENVMFSDTYSINWKENVDKFISKNNIKAPDELIKADKRIQKEILVNIKNISLSENINTIIWSTGFRYNYDWINMDITDEKNHPIQYRGVTKYKGLYFMGLQWMHSSKSAQFIGVAEDAEYIVNDIFSKNLFS; from the coding sequence ATGAATAATAAATCTAATGAAATTTTTCCAGTAGTAATTATTGGAGCAGGAATAGCTGGTTTATGTACAAGTTTTTATCTAAAAAAAAGATCTATTCCGCATATTATTATAGAAAAAGGAATAGTCGGAAATACTTGGATAAATGAAAGATGGGATAATTTCTACTTAGTTAATCCCAATTGGGCAATGAATATTCCTGAGTTTGGGTTCAATTCTGAGTATTTCCCTTCGGAAGATCCAGACGGCTTTCTGAGCAAGAAAGAAATATCAGATTATATAAAATCATTCGCAAATTTCTTAAATTCTAAAATATACATAAATGAAGAAGTGACTAAAGTTTTAAGAAGTATTAATTCTTATAAAATATTTACTACAAAGAGAATTATTTCTACCAAGATATTAGTACTAGCTACCGGAGCTTTTGGTAATCCATTCATACCTGAATTTCATAAAAAACTTGATAGTGATATTTATCAAATACACTCATCTAAATATAAAAATGCTCAGAAATTACCAAAGGGTGAAATACTTGTTGTTGGTTCAGGTCAATCTGGTGCACAAATTGCGGAGGATCTACTTGATTCAGGGAGAAAGGTATGGCTTTCAGTTAGTAAGTGTGGTCGAAGACCAAGAAAATACAGAGGTAAGGATTCTTCATTTTGGAACTACCAAATGGGTTCATTTGATAAAACAATTCATGATGTAAAAATTCAAGATAGATGGAAATGTAGTGCACATACATCTGGTGCAAAAGGTGGTCATGATATAAATCTTATTGATTTGTTAGAAAGGGGTTTGAAATTATGCGGATCTATAAAAGATTGCTCTAACAAAAAAATATTTTTTGATGATAATGTTTACGAAAATGTTATGTTTTCAGATACTTATTCTATTAATTGGAAAGAGAATGTTGATAAGTTTATTAGTAAAAATAATATTAAGGCACCCGATGAATTAATAAAAGCTGATAAAAGAATACAAAAAGAAATTCTAGTTAATATTAAAAATATTTCACTTAGTGAAAACATAAATACCATTATATGGTCAACAGGATTTAGGTATAACTATGATTGGATTAATATGGATATAACTGATGAGAAGAATCACCCTATTCAATATAGAGGTGTCACTAAATATAAAGGATTATATTTTATGGGGTTGCAATGGATGCATTCATCAAAATCCGCTCAATTCATAGGAGTAGCTGAAGACGCAGAATATATAGTAAATGATATTTTTTCTAAAAATTTATTCTCTTGA
- a CDS encoding plastocyanin/azurin family copper-binding protein, which translates to MKKIVLFLTIMMVALFACSSTESEVVVEDGVEVVKSTVNVTMAEWDVNVDPNYKMGKHISPGELTLNLTNEGMLEHNLVLLNNNKHEDLELTEDGTMADESKLDILGKIEGLKPGESGQIVISDLPAGTYAFICNTPGHYTEGMVYKFISR; encoded by the coding sequence TTGAAAAAGATAGTTTTATTCTTAACTATAATGATGGTAGCTTTATTTGCATGCTCATCTACTGAATCAGAAGTTGTTGTTGAGGACGGGGTTGAAGTTGTAAAAAGTACAGTCAATGTAACTATGGCCGAGTGGGATGTAAATGTTGACCCTAACTACAAAATGGGCAAGCATATTAGTCCAGGTGAGCTCACATTAAATCTTACGAATGAAGGAATGTTAGAGCATAACCTAGTATTGTTAAATAATAATAAACATGAGGATCTTGAACTCACTGAAGATGGAACAATGGCCGATGAGAGCAAATTAGATATCCTTGGGAAGATTGAAGGGTTAAAGCCTGGCGAAAGTGGTCAAATAGTCATTTCTGATTTACCAGCAGGGACATATGCTTTTATTTGTAATACTCCGGGTCATTATACTGAAGGTATGGTTTATAAGTTTATATCAAGATAA
- a CDS encoding haloacid dehalogenase type II: MNKREIKALIFDVFGTVVDWRSSIKKGLRNFLPKNISEDELETFAVEWRSGYSEYLNNFNVGKEVWKKIDEVHLEKLNKILNNRNLSKYLNEKEIIEINFLWHKLDPWPDTVEGLRLLKKKFSIGTLSNGNFSLLLNMSKNADLSWDFIFSGDIFKKYKPNPYVYKRACEYLDLSSSEVALVAAHENDLLAAKDAGLRTIYVERVNEFSTYKQPNNINSFDFLAEDFIDISTKI; this comes from the coding sequence ATGAATAAACGAGAAATTAAAGCCTTAATATTTGACGTTTTTGGTACTGTAGTCGACTGGAGAAGTAGTATAAAAAAAGGATTAAGAAATTTTCTACCAAAAAATATTAGCGAGGATGAATTAGAAACTTTTGCAGTAGAATGGAGAAGTGGGTACTCTGAATACTTGAATAATTTTAATGTAGGCAAAGAAGTTTGGAAAAAAATAGATGAAGTTCATTTAGAAAAACTGAACAAAATACTCAACAATAGAAATCTTTCAAAATATCTAAATGAAAAAGAAATTATTGAAATAAATTTCTTATGGCATAAGCTAGATCCTTGGCCTGATACAGTTGAAGGATTAAGGCTTCTTAAAAAAAAATTTTCAATTGGCACGCTTTCCAACGGAAATTTTTCTCTTCTTCTTAATATGAGTAAGAATGCAGACCTTAGTTGGGATTTTATATTTTCGGGAGATATATTTAAGAAATATAAGCCCAATCCGTATGTTTATAAGAGGGCATGTGAATACCTAGACCTAAGTAGTTCTGAAGTTGCGCTAGTAGCTGCACACGAAAATGATCTTTTAGCAGCTAAAGATGCTGGACTAAGAACTATTTATGTAGAAAGAGTGAATGAATTTAGTACATATAAGCAACCTAATAATATTAATTCATTTGATTTTTTAGCTGAAGATTTCATTGATATTTCAACAAAGATATAA
- a CDS encoding aldo/keto reductase: protein MQRRKYKNNDNLSIIGLGGISIKGLGKTKASEVISFSIDNGINYFDVAPGYGDAQELMGVGLLPYRKDVFLACKTKFRDLRNSQSDLENSLKLLKTNYFDLYQLHGMKTLDDFEKVTSKNGALKTLIEAKEKGLIRYLGFSCHSIKVAKLLINLSIFDSILFPVNWNLMIKENFGEEILKLCEEKNITVLALKSMAERKWKENENRLYKNCWYKPINDPFLMDLSIKFTLSKNVTSLIPPGDQGLYKKSIEIGKNYKKLSKSEYEYLCNLSPSNNPIGNVDEIFI from the coding sequence ATGCAAAGAAGAAAATATAAAAATAATGATAATCTATCTATAATTGGCTTAGGTGGAATATCTATAAAAGGGCTTGGTAAAACTAAGGCTTCTGAGGTAATTTCTTTTTCTATTGATAATGGAATTAATTATTTTGATGTAGCCCCTGGTTATGGAGATGCTCAGGAACTAATGGGAGTGGGCTTATTACCATACAGAAAAGATGTCTTTTTAGCTTGCAAAACTAAGTTTAGAGATCTTAGAAACTCTCAATCAGACCTTGAGAATTCACTTAAGCTACTTAAGACAAATTATTTTGACCTATATCAGCTTCATGGGATGAAAACTTTAGATGATTTTGAAAAAGTTACTTCAAAAAATGGGGCATTAAAAACACTTATAGAAGCAAAAGAAAAAGGATTAATAAGATACTTAGGATTTTCATGTCACTCTATAAAGGTTGCAAAACTACTAATCAATCTTTCAATTTTTGATTCTATATTATTCCCAGTTAATTGGAATCTTATGATTAAGGAAAATTTTGGTGAAGAAATACTAAAGTTATGCGAAGAAAAAAATATTACTGTTCTTGCTTTAAAATCTATGGCTGAAAGAAAATGGAAAGAAAATGAAAATAGACTATATAAAAATTGTTGGTACAAACCAATAAATGATCCTTTTTTAATGGATCTATCAATAAAGTTTACTCTTTCTAAGAATGTTACCTCTTTAATTCCTCCAGGTGATCAAGGCCTTTATAAAAAATCTATCGAAATAGGAAAAAATTATAAAAAATTATCTAAATCTGAGTATGAATACTTATGTAATTTGTCCCCATCAAATAATCCAATAGGTAATGTAGATGAAATATTTATTTAA
- a CDS encoding carotenoid biosynthesis protein: MQKAKKLFLLSSASLFVILLFGGVFSELGLVSNPPDWAPNLFMIFGSLLIIIFSKKKLALILILCGIVGFFYEVAGVHLGFLFGSYNYTDVFSLKLFSVPIVMTCAWIIVLTFTLSLIQDLPKTYSFIVGALVMVVVDLLIDPVAVHGLEIWKWDSEGIYYDIPFHNFLGWFFLSIPLIILFSFFKYKINIISQIISSSILTFFVIIGLINEIFLASLIGIIIIVFNTTLSYRRYKKNQLI; the protein is encoded by the coding sequence ATGCAAAAGGCTAAAAAATTATTTTTATTATCAAGTGCATCATTATTTGTAATTTTATTATTTGGTGGTGTATTTTCTGAACTTGGATTAGTATCTAATCCTCCTGACTGGGCGCCAAATTTATTTATGATTTTTGGAAGTTTATTAATTATTATTTTTTCCAAAAAAAAACTTGCCCTTATCTTAATTTTATGTGGAATAGTAGGATTTTTTTATGAAGTTGCAGGCGTACATTTAGGGTTTCTCTTTGGAAGTTATAATTATACTGATGTATTTAGCCTTAAGCTTTTTTCAGTTCCAATAGTTATGACTTGTGCATGGATTATAGTACTAACCTTCACACTTAGCCTGATACAAGATTTGCCTAAAACTTATAGTTTTATTGTTGGGGCATTAGTTATGGTTGTTGTTGATCTATTAATTGATCCTGTTGCGGTACATGGATTAGAGATATGGAAATGGGATTCTGAAGGTATTTATTACGATATACCATTTCATAATTTCTTGGGATGGTTTTTTTTATCTATTCCTTTAATAATTTTATTTTCATTTTTTAAATATAAAATCAATATAATTAGTCAAATTATCTCATCATCAATACTTACTTTTTTTGTAATTATTGGATTAATAAATGAAATATTCTTAGCTAGTCTAATAGGAATAATAATTATTGTATTTAATACTACTCTGTCTTATAGAAGGTATAAAAAAAATCAATTAATATAA
- the crtI gene encoding phytoene desaturase family protein: protein MKNKKEVVIIGGGLGGIATAIFLSQRNFKITIIEKNENIGGKMNFFTKNGYSFDTGPSLITIPYIFENMFSKVGEKMSDHLDLIKINPLFKYIFSNSDIIYDSNFSLIEKNVNNKNYKELDNFYDFMTKASKLYNLSENTFFKNEIFSAPSTKDLKTLLRSPFTLFFKKYSDLVNKTFKDHRLRKIFLRYPTYVGASPYKSQSILSIIPFMELSFGGWYTRGGLYKIIESLEKILISNGVKIILNKKVSSINIKNKKIESVVLEQEENISADIVVSNVDPIITKTMLDKNFRLSEKNLSMSGLVFLVGVEKKIDKLHHHNVIFSDDYENEFREIFEKNIFPSDPTIYINCPTKTDKSLAPEQCESVFIMCNAPANKRIWGESEIKEAFNKVYAKLKSKNLSDIIDKSNFIKTITPNDLEKKFAAPFGSIYGKVSHGISGTVFRQPNKDSKINGLYYVGGGVHPGGGTPTVIMSGEIAANRIIRDYAKG from the coding sequence ATGAAAAATAAAAAAGAAGTAGTAATAATAGGAGGTGGCTTAGGAGGAATAGCAACTGCAATTTTTCTTTCTCAAAGAAATTTCAAAATCACAATAATTGAAAAAAATGAAAACATAGGTGGAAAGATGAATTTTTTTACAAAAAACGGATATTCATTTGACACAGGCCCTTCATTAATAACTATTCCTTACATTTTTGAAAATATGTTTAGTAAAGTAGGTGAAAAAATGAGTGACCATTTAGATCTTATTAAGATTAACCCATTATTTAAGTATATCTTTTCAAATTCTGACATAATATACGATTCAAATTTCAGCCTTATAGAAAAAAATGTTAATAATAAAAATTATAAAGAACTTGATAATTTTTACGATTTTATGACTAAGGCATCAAAGCTTTATAATTTATCAGAGAATACATTTTTCAAGAATGAAATCTTTTCAGCTCCTTCAACTAAAGATCTAAAAACTTTATTACGATCTCCCTTTACTCTTTTTTTCAAAAAATATAGCGACTTAGTAAATAAAACTTTCAAGGATCATAGGCTCAGAAAAATCTTTCTAAGATATCCAACTTATGTTGGAGCATCTCCTTATAAATCACAAAGTATTTTATCGATTATTCCATTTATGGAGCTTTCTTTTGGAGGATGGTATACAAGGGGGGGCTTATATAAAATAATTGAATCTTTAGAGAAAATCTTAATATCCAATGGAGTTAAGATAATTCTGAATAAAAAAGTTTCTTCAATTAATATAAAAAATAAAAAAATCGAATCTGTAGTTTTAGAACAAGAAGAAAATATTTCAGCTGACATAGTTGTAAGCAATGTTGATCCCATAATAACAAAAACAATGCTAGATAAAAATTTTAGATTATCTGAAAAAAATTTATCAATGTCAGGATTAGTTTTTCTTGTGGGAGTTGAAAAGAAAATAGATAAATTACATCACCATAATGTAATATTTTCAGATGATTATGAGAATGAATTTAGAGAAATTTTTGAAAAAAATATTTTCCCAAGTGACCCAACTATATATATAAATTGCCCAACAAAAACTGATAAATCTCTAGCACCTGAACAATGTGAGAGCGTATTTATAATGTGTAATGCTCCTGCTAATAAGCGTATTTGGGGAGAAAGTGAAATTAAAGAAGCTTTCAACAAGGTATACGCTAAATTAAAATCTAAAAACTTAAGTGATATTATAGACAAATCTAATTTTATAAAGACTATTACTCCTAATGATTTAGAAAAGAAGTTTGCAGCTCCATTTGGATCTATTTATGGCAAGGTTTCTCATGGAATAAGCGGAACTGTTTTTAGGCAACCAAATAAAGATAGTAAAATTAATGGACTTTATTATGTTGGTGGAGGAGTACACCCAGGTGGAGGGACTCCAACGGTAATTATGTCTGGAGAGATAGCCGCGAATAGGATAATTAGAGATTATGCAAAAGGCTAA
- a CDS encoding glycosyltransferase, translated as MIDILLIIISVFISYSLFISLVNIYWKEKKINNLENNRISVLIPARNEENNISKCVRSILKSKSYFSEILIYNDHSEDNTQIEIDRLLKLDKRIKKANTKSLSKGWIGKSFACYQLAEQSIGDWILFLDADTEFSGKIEDMVSLAKEKNVSMLSAWPMIKMDSISEKIFMPILNFVVFSLCPVPFSKKLNSRNLGLAHGACILFNKKIYSDLGGHKLVRNDLFEDTRLARIWRDKKEKNYCIDGKNIISVKMYSSFSSIWDGFLKNYYPSFSKEVSFFIFQIFFFLSYFLLPIYLIFKMINNFEIINLLLLFFIFLPRIIISIKFKHSLLSVIFHPFAILTMILLGFNSWWSFKYGKGLKWKDRIYEK; from the coding sequence ATGATTGATATATTACTAATAATAATTTCTGTATTCATTTCTTACTCACTGTTTATTTCATTAGTAAATATTTATTGGAAAGAAAAAAAAATAAATAATTTAGAAAATAATAGAATTTCAGTACTGATTCCTGCAAGAAATGAGGAAAATAATATTTCAAAATGTGTTAGATCTATACTTAAGAGTAAAAGTTATTTTTCAGAAATACTTATTTATAATGATCACTCTGAAGATAATACTCAAATTGAGATAGATAGATTATTAAAATTAGATAAAAGAATTAAAAAAGCTAATACCAAGTCATTATCAAAAGGTTGGATTGGAAAATCTTTTGCTTGTTACCAACTTGCAGAACAATCAATAGGAGATTGGATTTTATTTTTAGATGCAGATACTGAATTTTCAGGAAAGATAGAAGATATGGTTTCCTTAGCCAAAGAAAAGAATGTTTCAATGCTTTCCGCCTGGCCAATGATAAAAATGGATTCTATATCTGAGAAAATTTTTATGCCTATATTAAATTTTGTAGTTTTTTCACTATGCCCAGTTCCTTTCTCAAAAAAATTAAATTCAAGAAATTTAGGACTCGCACATGGAGCTTGTATTCTATTTAATAAAAAAATTTATTCAGATCTTGGAGGGCATAAATTAGTTAGGAATGATCTTTTTGAAGATACTAGATTGGCTAGAATTTGGAGAGATAAAAAAGAAAAAAATTATTGCATTGATGGAAAAAATATTATATCTGTAAAAATGTATAGTTCATTTTCTTCTATCTGGGACGGATTTCTAAAGAATTACTATCCTAGTTTTTCAAAAGAAGTTTCATTTTTCATTTTTCAAATATTCTTCTTTCTTTCTTATTTTCTATTACCAATATATTTAATTTTTAAAATGATCAATAACTTTGAAATTATAAACTTACTCTTATTATTTTTTATATTCTTGCCTAGAATCATTATAAGTATTAAATTTAAACACAGTTTATTGTCAGTAATATTCCATCCTTTTGCGATTTTAACTATGATCCTATTAGGATTTAATTCATGGTGGAGCTTCAAATATGGTAAGGGTCTAAAGTGGAAAGATAGGATATATGAAAAATAA
- the crtI gene encoding phytoene desaturase family protein produces the protein MKNTKPKAIIIGAGVGGLSLGPLLSKNGFDVHIYESNKTIGGRANILKKNGFTFDTGPSLLNYPWVYEDYFNSLDKNFYDYVELISVDPAVNFMWRDHSNFQLSSDFTNLSNEVSKFNSQDRYGLIDFFKNSNNKYDLAFEKLVTRNSSNIFSWLKNTGINNLLKLGLLNNMYDEIGKYFKEKKIIEAFSSYSMYLGDSPFKLPGFFSILPFGELQYGLWMPKGGMYGLIMGLKKLNEDFNVKIHTEKRVTEIKIENDYVKGVTLSDQTHIKSNIVVSNVDSSTTFQTLINKDKNFKKYKMTPSVYTFYWGINKKIDSMTHHTIFLPNNFKKTFNELFRKKEIPEDLPFYISIPSKTDNTLAPKDNSSVFALVPCPVISTNKSGYNDDDIKKIKSRIFKRLSHQEINLSENDIIFEEVWDPNKWMSQFGLFDGSAFGPSHNFFQIGPFRNQNMSKKYKNLYFVGASTTPGTGVPMCVLSSKMTTEKILTHYSND, from the coding sequence ATGAAAAACACGAAACCAAAAGCAATAATTATTGGAGCAGGAGTAGGGGGGCTGTCTTTAGGACCTTTGCTATCAAAAAATGGCTTTGATGTTCACATATATGAAAGTAATAAAACTATAGGTGGTAGAGCAAATATACTAAAGAAGAACGGTTTCACTTTTGATACAGGCCCTTCTTTACTAAATTATCCTTGGGTTTATGAAGATTATTTCAACTCGTTAGATAAAAATTTTTACGACTATGTCGAACTAATATCTGTTGATCCAGCTGTAAATTTTATGTGGAGAGATCATTCAAATTTTCAATTAAGCTCAGATTTTACAAATCTATCTAACGAAGTCTCAAAATTTAATTCTCAAGATAGATATGGACTGATTGATTTCTTCAAGAATAGTAACAATAAGTACGATTTAGCATTTGAAAAGTTAGTAACTAGAAATTCTTCAAATATTTTTTCTTGGTTAAAAAATACTGGCATTAATAATCTTTTGAAACTTGGTTTACTAAATAATATGTACGATGAGATAGGCAAATATTTCAAAGAAAAAAAAATTATTGAAGCTTTTAGTTCATACAGTATGTATTTGGGAGATTCACCTTTTAAGCTTCCTGGCTTTTTTAGCATTCTACCTTTCGGAGAACTGCAATACGGACTATGGATGCCAAAAGGAGGCATGTACGGATTGATTATGGGATTAAAAAAACTAAATGAAGATTTTAATGTAAAAATTCATACTGAAAAAAGGGTTACAGAAATAAAAATTGAAAATGACTATGTAAAAGGAGTTACACTTTCTGATCAAACTCATATTAAATCAAATATAGTAGTCTCAAATGTTGATTCATCAACAACTTTTCAAACATTAATTAATAAAGATAAAAATTTCAAGAAATATAAAATGACTCCTTCTGTTTATACTTTTTATTGGGGAATAAATAAAAAAATTGATTCCATGACTCATCATACAATTTTCCTTCCTAATAATTTCAAAAAAACTTTTAATGAATTATTTAGAAAGAAAGAAATCCCTGAAGATTTACCTTTTTATATATCAATACCTTCAAAGACAGATAATACATTAGCTCCAAAAGATAATTCTAGTGTTTTTGCGTTAGTTCCATGCCCTGTTATTTCAACAAATAAGTCCGGTTATAATGATGATGATATCAAAAAGATAAAATCAAGGATTTTTAAAAGATTAAGTCATCAAGAAATCAATTTGTCAGAAAATGATATTATTTTTGAAGAAGTTTGGGATCCAAATAAATGGATGAGTCAGTTTGGATTATTTGATGGTTCAGCTTTTGGACCATCGCACAACTTCTTTCAAATTGGACCCTTTAGAAATCAAAATATGTCAAAAAAATATAAAAATCTATACTTTGTAGGAGCTTCAACTACTCCAGGTACAGGTGTTCCAATGTGTGTATTAAGCTCTAAAATGACAACAGAAAAAATTCTAACTCATTACTCAAATGATTGA